From Levilactobacillus zymae, a single genomic window includes:
- a CDS encoding SDR family oxidoreductase, translated as MTNVLVLGAHGKIAQLAVPMLLAQTDAHLTLFLRNAQRLADAASDRVTVVEGDAANVADLTRAMAQVDVVYANLAGHNIEAEAQAVVTAMGQAHVQRLIWISTLGIYDEVPGAFGQWNHQMLDGGYLETYSAAAKVIEGSALDYTIIRPAWLSNHDEVAYETTQKGEPFKGTEVSRKSIAAVVTQLVQAPSQHVHESLGVNKPDTDGAKPAWY; from the coding sequence ATGACAAACGTATTAGTTTTAGGGGCTCACGGGAAGATCGCCCAGTTGGCCGTACCAATGTTACTCGCGCAGACCGACGCCCACCTGACGCTCTTCTTACGTAACGCGCAACGCTTAGCGGATGCCGCTAGCGACCGGGTAACCGTTGTCGAAGGCGATGCGGCGAACGTGGCCGACCTCACCCGGGCCATGGCTCAAGTGGACGTGGTGTACGCCAACTTGGCGGGCCACAACATTGAAGCCGAGGCCCAAGCCGTGGTGACCGCAATGGGCCAGGCGCACGTGCAACGGCTGATTTGGATTTCCACGTTGGGAATCTACGACGAAGTTCCCGGTGCCTTCGGTCAGTGGAACCATCAGATGCTGGATGGCGGCTACCTGGAGACTTACAGCGCGGCTGCCAAGGTCATCGAGGGCTCGGCGCTAGATTACACGATCATTCGGCCGGCTTGGTTATCGAACCACGATGAGGTGGCTTACGAGACTACCCAGAAGGGCGAACCTTTCAAGGGGACCGAGGTTTCCCGGAAGAGTATCGCGGCAGTGGTGACCCAATTGGTCCAGGCCCCGAGCCAACACGTCCACGAATCGTTAGGGGTCAACAAGCCCGATACCGATGGTGCCAAGCCGGCGTGGTACTAA